DNA sequence from the Gammaproteobacteria bacterium genome:
GGCCCTTCAACTGAATCATCATGGAAACCAGGTTGCCCACCAGGCGCCCGCTCTTGCCGCGCGCGAGTTCGGCCACGTCGGGGTTCTTCTTCTGCGGCATCAGGCTCGAGCCGGTGCAGTAGCCGTCGGAGAGCTTCAGGAACCCGAACTCCTCGGAGGCAAACAGCACCAGGTCCTCGCACAGGCGCGAGAGGTGCACCCCGATCATCGCTCCCGCGAAGAGGACGGAGACGATCCAGTCGCGGTCGCCCACCGCGTCCATGCTGTTGGGGGTCACGGAGTGGAAGCCCAGCTCGCGGCCCATCGCGGCGCGGTCGACCGCGAAGGGACACCCCCCGATGGCGCCGGCGCCCAGCGGCAGCACGGCGGCCTCTTCGGCGGCCGAGCGGAGACGGGCCCGGTCGCGCACCAGCGGCCAGACGTGCGAGAGCGCCCAGTGGGCGGCGCGCACCGGCTGCGCCCGCTGCAGGTGGGTGTAGCCGGGCATCACCAGCTCCTGCGACCCGGCGGCCAGATCGACCAGGGCGCTGCCCAGCCGGACGACCTGACCGTCGAGTGAAGCCACCGCGTCCATGCCCCACAAGCGCACGTCGGTGGCCGCCTGATCGTTGCGCGAACGCCCCGTGTGCAGCTTGGCGCCCACCTCGCCCACCTCCTCGACCAGCAGGCGCTCCACCAGGGAGTGGATGTCCTCGTCCTCTACCGCGGCGGGATCCATGCCCTCGAGGCGGGTCGCCACCACCTGCAGGCCGGCGTCGATGTCCTGCCATTCCGCGTGGGTCAGGACTCCGGCTCGCAGGAGTGCGCGCGCCCAGGTGCGGCTGGCGCGCACGTCCTGGGGCCAGAAGCGAAAATCCATGTCCAGAGAGCGGTTGAGCGGCGCCATCTCCGGCGCCATCTCCTCGGAGAATCGCCCCCCCCAGAGCCCGTGACCCGGAGTGCCGGCTCCCGCCTCTCCGGGGTCGGTCACTCCCCCGCCTCCGGGTATTCCAGTGAAAGGCTGAAGAGCCTGATGAAGCCGGCGGCGTCGCTTTGATCGTAGTCGCCGGAGCCGGATTCGCCGAAGGAAGCCAGATCGCCGTCGTAGAGCGATCTCGGGCTGGTGCGCGACACGCTGCGCGCCGACCCCTTGTACAGTTCCATCGTTACGCTGCCCGTCGCCCGCCGCATGAGCACATCCACCAGTGCGTCGATGGCCTCGCGCTCCGGTGTCCACCAGCGCCCCTCGTAGACCAGGTCCGCGTACCGGTCCGCCACGAGGTCCTTCAGGGCGATGGAGCGCCGGTGCAGCGTGAGCTCTTCAAGCTCCTTCAGGGCGGCGTACAGGATGGTGCCGCCGGGGGTCTCGTACACGCCCCGGGACTTCATGCCGACCAGCCGGTCCTCCACGATGTCGGCCCGCCCGACCCCGTGCCGGCCGCCGGCGGCGTTGAGCGCCTTGAGAAGCTCCGCCGGGTCCAGCCGTTCCCCGTTGACGGAAACAGGGTACCCTTCCTCGAACTCGATCTCCACGCGCTCCGCGTCGTCGGGCGCGTCCATCGGCGACACCGTCCACAGGAACATCTCCTTCTCGGGCTCGAAGGTGGGGTCCTCGAGCGGGCCGCCCTCATAGGAGATGTGCCAGAGATTCTCGTCGCAGGAATAGAGCTTCTCCTCGTCGACGCCCGTCAGATCGATGCCCCGCGAGCGCGCATAGGCGAGGGCGTCCTCCCGCGAAGCGAGGTCCCACTCGCGCCAGGGGGCGATGACCTCGAGCTCCGGGGCGAGCGCGCGGTAGGTGAGCTCGAAGCGCACCTGGTCGTTGCCCTTGCCGGTGCATCCGTGCGACACCGCGTTCGCGCCCGCGGCCCGCGCCACCTCCACCTGCCGGCGCGCGATGAGCGGCCGCGCCATCGAGGTTCCCAGCAGATACTTGCGACCGTAGACCGCCCCGGCGCGGAGCGTCGGCCAGACGTAGGAGGACACGAAGTCTTCGCGCGCGTCCACCCCGTGGAAGGCCACGGCGCCGCTGGCGAGGGCCTTCTCCCGCAGACCGGCAAGCCCTCCCGGCTGGCCCACGTCGACCGCCACGCAGACCACTTCCGCCTCGTAGTGCTCGACAAGCCACCGGGCGATGACCGACGTATCGAGCCCGCCGGAATAGGCGAGCGCCACCCTCATTGCCATGGTGTCTCTCTCACTGGCAGTCCGTGGACGAATCCGCGCTGCGGAAGCGGCTCGCTAGGCGCTGGCCTCGGCTCCCACGGCCTCGCGGACGAACCCGCGAATCACCTCCGGCTCGAAGCCGAGGCTGCGGCCGATCTCCTCCCCGTCCCGGAACAGCAGGATGGTCGGCACGCTGCGGATGGCGTAGCGCTGGCACGGCTCTGGCGAGCGGTCGCTGTCGACCTTCACAACCAGCAGCCTTCCCCGCTCCGCCGCCGCGATCTCGTCCAGGAGGGGCACGACCAGCTTGCAGGGACCGCACCAGTCCGCGTAGAAGTCCGCGAGCACCGGCACGCCCGCTCCGAGCACGGTGGCCTCGAAGTCCTCGGCCTCGACCTTGACGGGTCGATCGATGAGGATGGGCCGCGAGCAACTCGCGCACTTCGGCCCGGTGCGGGCTTCGGCAAGGCCAATCCGGTTGAGGGAGCGGCAGAACGCGCATCTCAGTGTGGTGAACTCGCTCAAGGCCGGATCTCCGCGGGGTGTGGCTCGCGACAGGCCGGATCCCGCTTCCGGCCGCGCGCAAACGTTACCACCGGGGCACATTCAACGGAAGGCGTAGGTGAGGCTGGCCACCACCAGGCGGCCGATCTCGGGTGCCCCGATGAACTCCTGGTGACCGTCGTCGAGGAGGTTGGTGCCGGTGAGCGCCGCACTGGCGCGCGGCAGACCCGGAACCGGAAAGCGCACCTGGGCGTCGAGCACCGTGTACCCCTCCACGTCCCCGGCATAGACGCCGGCGTTGGCGTAGAAGCCGCGCTGGCGTCGCATGCGCGCCTCCGCGGAATAGCCCGGGCCCGCGCCCTCATAGCGAATCGAAAAGCTGCTTTTCGTCTTCGGCAGATTCAGGGAGATGTCCTCCAGGTCCGAGCAGTCGGTCGCGGTACTCGCCACGAAATCGAAGCACTGCTCGCTGATGTGCGCGTGCGTGCCCTCGAGCGAGAGCGCGGGCGTAAGCGAGACCTCCGCCGAGAGGCCGGCGGTCCAGAAGTCGACCCTGCCGTAGTTTCGGTAGGTAAGCAGCAGGCCCGGGGTCGTCACCTGGTCCGGCATGATCGTTCCGACCGGGAGCTCCAGCACCAGGTTGGTAAGATCGTGAATCAGAAGGTCCCGCAGTTCGGGATAGACGATCCCCAGCCTGACCATCGGCTCCACGCGCTTCTCGATGAACGCGCGCGTGGATTCGGGCTCGAAGAAGACGGTCGGGGTCTCGACCCGGAGGGGGCCGATGAAGTTGTCGATGGAGGACCGCCCGAGCGCCGCCGAGACGCGGCCGCGGCCTTCCACCTCGATCCGGTACTGCAGCGACAGCGAGTTGATGATGCTGGGCTCGAGCGGATCGACGGGGTCGACGCCGATGGGGCGGCCCAGGACCTCCTCTCCCAGGAAGGGGGGCCGGCCGGCCGCCCACTCCTTCTGATTGAAGAGGAGGAGCCGGGGAAGGAGTTCGCCCGGTTCGGGGTCCCTGAAGAACGGCCGCAGCGGTCGCAGCGCCATGGGATCGCTGGCTGCCGCGATCTCCACCAGCGTATTCCAGAGCACCGCCGGATCCGCCGGCAGCCTCTCGCCGGGCGCGAGCGGCGAGCGCATGCACATGCCCCCGAAGCCTCCGGGGCAGCGGTCGTTGAAGGTGAAGCCGCCTTCGGGGACGCCGCGTGCCAGGATGTCGTAGATGAGCACGCCGGCCGTCATTCTCCCCGCGCCGACATCCAGGAGGAGATGATCGGCGGAGGGCATGAACGAGACGCGCGCGGCGTTGGCGAGGAGCCGGTGCCCGTCCGCGGGGCGGAAGATCAGGCTGGCGAAGGGCGAGACGCCGAGGCCGTCGACACGGGAATGTCGTTCGAGTTGCAGGATCGCGGCCAGGTCCAGCCGGCTGGAGATGCGGATGACGGAGTCGAGGTAGCCTCCGGCGACCAGGATGCCGTCCGCGTCTTCGTAGACGCCGGTCACCGTGCCGTTCGTGGAGGGACGCACGCCGCGGACATCCAGGCCGTAGCGAAGGTTGTGCCGGCCGGCGAGGCGGGCCGAGTGGCCGATGCGGCCGCCGAAGAAGAGCGACCGGTCCTCGATGTCCCCGGCGGTGCGGTAGAACACGGCCTCCCCCGCTCCCCGTCCGCGCACCACGGCGTCGGCCGACAGGCGGCCCCGGCGGTAGCGCGCCTGCCCGTGCCAGCGGGTCCAGCTGCGGGCGTAGGCGGCGCCGAGTTCGGTGAGCTGGTTGCCGCGCAGGCGGTCCAGGCCACCCTCGAAGACCCAGCCGTCGGGGTCGTCTGGCCCCAGGTCGTAGCGGACGCCGGCGCCCCATCGCTCCAGCTGGTCGTCGCGCGCCGGGAGGAGCGCACTGGTCGCGCGCAGCCGCTCCTCGACCGGGTCCGCGAACGGCCAGTCGGTGCCGCGCAGGTAGTGGCCCGAGGCTTCGAACAGCGACCCGCCCCCGACCCGGTCGGCGTGCCGGAACCGCGCACCCGCGAGCGCCCGCCCACCGCCGAAGAACGTTCCCTCGGTACCCGTGGAGTCGCCTCGGGAGGGAGGCTCGAGGCCGAATGGGAACGAGAGCCGGATCCACTGCTCGTGGTCCCAGCTCAGCGGCAGAAGGCTGCCCCCGAACGCGTCCGTGAAGTGGGGCCCCACGAACACCCGCTGCACAAGCCCGGCCTCGAGGGGTGATCCGGGGTTGAAATACAGACCCTGGGCCTCGGCCGGCTGCGACGTCGGGTCAAGGGCGAACCATGTCAGCGCAAGGATGAGCGGGAGTCCTCGCGGGAACCAGCGTCGGGAAAGCGCCGGGAGTCGCGGGATGGGCGGGTCCTGCGAGGAGGTCGACATGATGGGGGCTCCTGGTGCAGATCTCGCTCCGAAGGAGCCAGTCCTGAGGGATGCGCGGCATCGCAACCCGCGGTCCCGGCGTGGCACTCGGCTGCGTCGAGGCGTGCGCCGCAAGTATCCCGCCCACCGATGGTTGTTCCCGCCGAGGCTCTGGAGGGTAGCTCTTCACCCCACTGGCGTGCGCGCCGGACCTGCCGCATCATCCCCGATCGTCAGCCATGCCCCCGCTCCCCGGAGCCCCGTAATCGCACCGCTCGTAACGCTGGACGCCGTCCAGGAGGCCCGGGCCCGCATCGGCGCCCGGCTGCACCGGACCCCGGTGCTGTCGTCCCGGCGCCTGAGCAGACAAGCGGGCATCCCGCTTCGGTTGAAGATGGAGAGCCTGCAGAAGACCGGCTCCTTCAAGGTGCGCGGGGCGCTCAACAAGGTGCTGGTCGCCGGTCGGGCGGCTCGGCGCGGAGTGGTTACGGTGTCGGCCGGGAACCACGCGCAAGCGCTGGCGTGGGCGGCGGGATGCGTGGATGTGCCATGCGCCGTGGTCATGCCCGCGGGCGCCTCCGAGACCAAGGCGCGCGCGAGCGCCGGCTATGGCGCCGAGGTGGTGATCGCCGACGACGTGCACCAGGCCTTCGCGCTGGCGGAGTCGCTGGCGCGCGACCGGGGAATGCTCTTCACCCACCCGTTCGACGACCCGGCCGTCATCGCCGGCCACGGCACCACCGGGATCGAGTTCGCCGAGCAGGCCGTGGATCTGGACGTGGTGGTGGTGCCGGTGGGGGGCGGCGGGCTGATCGCCGGGGTGGCCGCGGCGGTGAAGCGCCTGCGCCCGGAACTCCGCATCTACGGCGTGGAACCGCATGGGGCCGCGGCTATGTCCGAGAGCCTGCGCATCGGGCGGCCGGCCCGTCTGGAGCGCGTCGCCTCGGTTGCCGACGGGCTCGCCCCACCCATGGCGGGCGACATCACCTACCGGCATGTGCGCGCCCTGGTGGACGACGTCGTGCGGGTGAGCGACGCCGAGATCACAGCGGCCGTGCGCGCGCTCGCCGAGACCGCCAAGATGGTGGTGGAGCCCGCCGGGGCGGCCGGCGTGGCCGCGCTCCTGTGCGGGCGTATCCCCGACGTGGGCGCCGGCCCCGCGGGAGCGATCGTCTCGGGCGGCAACGTGGACTCGAGCCTGCTGGCGGAGATCCTCGCCCCGGAGCGCGCGCGGGGTACCGCATCGCCCTGAGTTGCACGCGCCGCATCCCCGGCAAAACTTCATCTCCGAAGGCACCAACCCATCATCCTCCGAAGGAGAGACAAGCGCCTTGTGCCGATTCGTATGCTACTCCGGCGATGAAATGCCCGTCCGCCCGATCGTGTTCGGGGGAAGCCACACGCTCGTGCGGCAGAGCTATGACGCAAGGGAGATGGGCCACGGGATCCACAACGCGGACGGGTATGGCGTTGGCTGGTATCACGGCGGACGCCCGGTGCGGATTCGCGAAGCGCGCCCCATCTGGCACGACCCGGACCTCGAGGACGTGCTCTCGTCCGTGCGTTCGTCGTGTTCGCTGGCCCTCGTGCGGAGCGCGAGCCCGGGCATTCCGCTGGACCGGGGGGAGGTGGCCCCGTTCATGTTCGAGCGCTGGTCCTTCGGCCTGAACGGATACGTGCGCAAGTTCCACACGCACGCGATGCGCGCACTGCGCTCGACGCTGCCGGACGAACTCTACATACAGATCCGGGGGACATCCGACACGGAGACCCTCTTCCTGCTGGCGATCGCGGAGGTTTGGAAGGGGGCGTCGCCCGGAACGGCGCTGGCGCGGGCCGCGGAGCGCGCGGGCTCGCTGGACGTGCGCTGCAAGCTCAACATGATCCTGGCCGACGGGCGGAATCTCGCCGTGATCCGCACCTCGAACTTCGACGAGACCAACTCGTTGTACTTCGCCCGCCGGCATCCGCTCGCTCCCGGGGGCACGCTGATCGCCTCGGAGCGGCTGGATGAGGATGGGGAATGGCAGGTCGTGCCGCCCCACTCGGTGATCGAGGTCACGGAGGCAGGCGAGCCGCGGATCACGGAAGTGGATGCACTGCTGCGGGGACGGACGCTGTCGCCTGTCGGCGCGGGCGGGGGCGGGGCGGGTTAGGAGCCGGTCGGGCTGCGCTCGCCGCCGCGTCCGACATGGACACGAGGATGCAGACATGAGACGGTTGACGTTGGTTGCGACGACGATCCTGACGGTGTGGGCAGGGTGGGGCTGCACCCGGGAGGCGCCCGCGGCCGAGGGTGGTGTGGCGGGCTCGATGGCCGAGGATCCCATCAGCGCGGAGGTGCTGGTCGACCTGCGGGCGGCGGTCGGTGGCAGCCGCTCGCCCCAGTGGGCTCCCGACGGGTCGACGATCACCTTCGTGTCGGGGGGCGGGCTGGGGGCGGTCGCCACGGAGGACGGCGCTTTCCGCGCGCTCTCCGACGACCTCAGCCTGAGCGGGGTGGGCTCGCTCGGTGCGCCACAGCCGGTGTGGTCACCCGACGGCCGCTGGATCGCCTACACCTCCGACAAGAGCGGTGCGCCGGAGATCTGGCTCTGGTCCGCCGAGGAAGGCAACGGCATGCGGGTCACCACCGACGTGCAGCTCACCAGGCTGGCCGCGCGCGCCAACGGACTGGCGTGGTCCCCCGACGGGACCCGGATCGCCTTCTCCGGCGACCGCTTCGGCAACATGGACATCTGGACGGTATCGGTGCCGGAGGGGAAGGTGCGCCGCCTGACCGGCGACCCCCTTTACGAGGGCTACCCCAGCTGGACCCCGGACGGCGACCGGCTGCTCTACGTGCGCATGGACGACCGCTGGGTCGACCACGACGTGATCGAGATCGACCCCGACGGGAACAACCAGCGCGTTGTCGTGCGCGACACCGGCTTCTTCGACTACCGTGCCGGCAGGGCGTTCGGGGCCGCGCAGGTTT
Encoded proteins:
- the argH gene encoding argininosuccinate lyase, yielding MTDPGEAGAGTPGHGLWGGRFSEEMAPEMAPLNRSLDMDFRFWPQDVRASRTWARALLRAGVLTHAEWQDIDAGLQVVATRLEGMDPAAVEDEDIHSLVERLLVEEVGEVGAKLHTGRSRNDQAATDVRLWGMDAVASLDGQVVRLGSALVDLAAGSQELVMPGYTHLQRAQPVRAAHWALSHVWPLVRDRARLRSAAEEAAVLPLGAGAIGGCPFAVDRAAMGRELGFHSVTPNSMDAVGDRDWIVSVLFAGAMIGVHLSRLCEDLVLFASEEFGFLKLSDGYCTGSSLMPQKKNPDVAELARGKSGRLVGNLVSMMIQLKGLPTGYNRDLQDDKAALYDTVDTLELTLPAVSGAIGGAAFQPARMEAALNPALLATDLADYLVRKGVPFRTSHEVVGRVVRRAEALGCSIAELSTETLAEEHEAFGPGVTEVFDPVRSADARVVSGSTGREAVAAQLEQAREALAAGFW
- a CDS encoding argininosuccinate synthase, translating into MAMRVALAYSGGLDTSVIARWLVEHYEAEVVCVAVDVGQPGGLAGLREKALASGAVAFHGVDAREDFVSSYVWPTLRAGAVYGRKYLLGTSMARPLIARRQVEVARAAGANAVSHGCTGKGNDQVRFELTYRALAPELEVIAPWREWDLASREDALAYARSRGIDLTGVDEEKLYSCDENLWHISYEGGPLEDPTFEPEKEMFLWTVSPMDAPDDAERVEIEFEEGYPVSVNGERLDPAELLKALNAAGGRHGVGRADIVEDRLVGMKSRGVYETPGGTILYAALKELEELTLHRRSIALKDLVADRYADLVYEGRWWTPEREAIDALVDVLMRRATGSVTMELYKGSARSVSRTSPRSLYDGDLASFGESGSGDYDQSDAAGFIRLFSLSLEYPEAGE
- a CDS encoding thioredoxin domain-containing protein produces the protein MSEFTTLRCAFCRSLNRIGLAEARTGPKCASCSRPILIDRPVKVEAEDFEATVLGAGVPVLADFYADWCGPCKLVVPLLDEIAAAERGRLLVVKVDSDRSPEPCQRYAIRSVPTILLFRDGEEIGRSLGFEPEVIRGFVREAVGAEASA
- a CDS encoding TonB-dependent receptor; protein product: MSTSSQDPPIPRLPALSRRWFPRGLPLILALTWFALDPTSQPAEAQGLYFNPGSPLEAGLVQRVFVGPHFTDAFGGSLLPLSWDHEQWIRLSFPFGLEPPSRGDSTGTEGTFFGGGRALAGARFRHADRVGGGSLFEASGHYLRGTDWPFADPVEERLRATSALLPARDDQLERWGAGVRYDLGPDDPDGWVFEGGLDRLRGNQLTELGAAYARSWTRWHGQARYRRGRLSADAVVRGRGAGEAVFYRTAGDIEDRSLFFGGRIGHSARLAGRHNLRYGLDVRGVRPSTNGTVTGVYEDADGILVAGGYLDSVIRISSRLDLAAILQLERHSRVDGLGVSPFASLIFRPADGHRLLANAARVSFMPSADHLLLDVGAGRMTAGVLIYDILARGVPEGGFTFNDRCPGGFGGMCMRSPLAPGERLPADPAVLWNTLVEIAAASDPMALRPLRPFFRDPEPGELLPRLLLFNQKEWAAGRPPFLGEEVLGRPIGVDPVDPLEPSIINSLSLQYRIEVEGRGRVSAALGRSSIDNFIGPLRVETPTVFFEPESTRAFIEKRVEPMVRLGIVYPELRDLLIHDLTNLVLELPVGTIMPDQVTTPGLLLTYRNYGRVDFWTAGLSAEVSLTPALSLEGTHAHISEQCFDFVASTATDCSDLEDISLNLPKTKSSFSIRYEGAGPGYSAEARMRRQRGFYANAGVYAGDVEGYTVLDAQVRFPVPGLPRASAALTGTNLLDDGHQEFIGAPEIGRLVVASLTYAFR
- a CDS encoding threonine/serine dehydratase translates to MHRTPVLSSRRLSRQAGIPLRLKMESLQKTGSFKVRGALNKVLVAGRAARRGVVTVSAGNHAQALAWAAGCVDVPCAVVMPAGASETKARASAGYGAEVVIADDVHQAFALAESLARDRGMLFTHPFDDPAVIAGHGTTGIEFAEQAVDLDVVVVPVGGGGLIAGVAAAVKRLRPELRIYGVEPHGAAAMSESLRIGRPARLERVASVADGLAPPMAGDITYRHVRALVDDVVRVSDAEITAAVRALAETAKMVVEPAGAAGVAALLCGRIPDVGAGPAGAIVSGGNVDSSLLAEILAPERARGTASP
- a CDS encoding class II glutamine amidotransferase, which produces MPVRPIVFGGSHTLVRQSYDAREMGHGIHNADGYGVGWYHGGRPVRIREARPIWHDPDLEDVLSSVRSSCSLALVRSASPGIPLDRGEVAPFMFERWSFGLNGYVRKFHTHAMRALRSTLPDELYIQIRGTSDTETLFLLAIAEVWKGASPGTALARAAERAGSLDVRCKLNMILADGRNLAVIRTSNFDETNSLYFARRHPLAPGGTLIASERLDEDGEWQVVPPHSVIEVTEAGEPRITEVDALLRGRTLSPVGAGGGGAG